The proteins below are encoded in one region of Mycobacterium shinjukuense:
- a CDS encoding TetR/AcrR family transcriptional regulator yields the protein MTGSERRHQLIGIARSLFAERGYDGTSIEEIAQRANVSKPVVYEHFGGKEGLYAVVVDREMSALLDGITSSLTNNRSRVRVERVALALLTYVEERTDGFRIMIRDSPASISSGTYSSLLNDAVSQVSSILAGDFARRGLDPDLAPLYAQALVGSVSMTAQWWLDAREPTKEVVAAHLVNLVWNGLTHLEADPRLQED from the coding sequence ATGACCGGGAGCGAGCGCCGGCATCAACTCATCGGCATCGCGCGTTCGCTGTTTGCCGAACGCGGTTACGACGGCACCTCGATCGAGGAGATCGCGCAGCGCGCCAACGTCTCCAAGCCGGTGGTCTACGAGCATTTCGGCGGCAAAGAGGGCCTGTACGCGGTCGTGGTCGACCGGGAGATGTCGGCGCTGCTGGACGGCATCACCTCGTCGCTGACCAACAACCGGTCCCGGGTCCGGGTGGAGCGGGTCGCCCTAGCGTTGCTGACCTACGTCGAGGAACGCACCGACGGTTTCCGGATCATGATCCGCGATTCGCCGGCCTCGATCAGCTCGGGCACCTATTCCAGCCTGCTCAACGACGCCGTCAGCCAGGTCAGCTCGATCCTGGCCGGCGACTTCGCCCGCCGTGGCCTTGACCCGGATCTGGCGCCGCTGTACGCCCAGGCGCTGGTGGGCTCGGTGTCGATGACCGCGCAATGGTGGCTCGACGCGCGAGAGCCCACAAAGGAAGTGGTGGCCGCGCATCTGGTCAACCTGGTCTGGAACGGCCTGACCCATCTGGAGGCCGATCCCCGGTTGCAGGAAGACTAG
- a CDS encoding response regulator, whose amino-acid sequence MTRVLVIDDEPHILRALRINLTVRGYEVITASTGAGALRAAAQHPPDVVILDLGLPDMSGIDVLGGLRGWLRAPVIVLSARSDSSDKVQALDAGADDYVTKPFGMDEFLARLRAAVRRTTAVSELDQPVLETDAFTVDLAAKKVTKGGVEVHLTPTEWGMLEVLVRHRGKLVGREELLKEVWGPAYATETHYLRVYLAQLRRKLEDDPSHPKHLLTESGMGYRFEA is encoded by the coding sequence ATGACCAGGGTGTTGGTGATCGACGACGAGCCGCACATCCTGCGCGCGCTGCGGATCAACCTCACCGTGCGTGGCTACGAGGTGATCACCGCCTCGACCGGTGCCGGCGCGCTGCGCGCCGCCGCCCAGCACCCGCCCGACGTGGTGATCCTCGACCTGGGCCTGCCCGACATGTCGGGCATCGACGTGTTGGGCGGTCTGCGCGGCTGGCTGAGGGCACCGGTGATCGTGTTGTCGGCACGCAGCGATTCCTCCGACAAGGTTCAGGCCCTCGACGCCGGCGCCGACGACTACGTGACGAAACCCTTTGGCATGGACGAGTTCCTGGCCAGGCTGCGGGCCGCGGTGCGCCGCACTACCGCGGTGTCCGAGCTGGACCAGCCGGTACTCGAGACCGACGCGTTCACCGTCGATCTGGCGGCCAAGAAGGTCACCAAGGGCGGTGTGGAGGTGCATCTCACCCCGACCGAATGGGGCATGCTGGAGGTGCTGGTCCGCCATCGAGGCAAACTGGTGGGCCGCGAGGAACTGCTCAAAGAGGTGTGGGGGCCGGCGTATGCCACCGAAACCCATTACCTGCGTGTGTATCTGGCGCAGCTGCGGCGCAAACTCGAAGACGACCCGTCGCATCCCAAACACCTGTTGACCGAGTCGGGCATGGGCTACCGCTTCGAGGCGTGA
- the mfd gene encoding transcription-repair coupling factor, with protein MTAPGPASPDTPIAGLVELALTAPTFQQLIARASDRPDELTLVGPASARPFVASALARQGPLLVVTATGREADDLTAELRGVFGGAVAAFPSWETLPHERLSPGVDTVGARLMVLRRLAHPEDARMGPPLRVVVTSVRSLLQPMTPGLGQREPIVVSSGQEIGFGDVITRLVELAYTRVDMVGRRGEFAVRGGILDVFAPTAEHPVRVEFWGDEITEMRMFSVADQRSIPELAVDTLVAVACRELLLSDDVRARAAKLAARHPVTAAAVTGSVTAMLAKLAEGVPVDGMEALLPVLCPDGHELLTDQLAEGTPVLLCDPDRVRSRAADLIKTGREFLEASWSVAALGTDAPVDVEQLGGSGFVELDEVRAAAARSGHPWWTLSQLSDPSAMKLDVRPAPSARGHQRDIDGIFAMLRAQVSTGGYAALVAPGTGTAHRLVERLAESDIPAAMPDPGDAAQPGFQKGFKKGVVGVLKGPLRDGIVIPGANLVVVTETDLTGSRVSPTEGKRLAAKRRNTVDPLALTAGDLVVHDQHGIGRFVEMVERTVAGARREYLVLEYASSKRGQQADRLYVPMDSLDQLSRYVGGQAPALSRLGGSDWANTKTKARRAVREIAGELVALYAKRQASPGHPFGPDTPWQAEMEDAFGFTETVDQLTAITEVKADMEKPVPMDRVICGDVGYGKTEIAVRAAFKAVQDGKQVAVLVPTTLLADQHLQTFRQRMSGFPVVVKGLSRFTDAAESRAVLDGMADGSVDIVIGTHRLLQTGVRWKDLGLVVVDEEQRFGVEHKEHIKSLRTHVDVLTMSATPIPRTLEMSLAGIREMSTILTPPEERYPVLTYVGPHDDKQIAAALRRELLRDGQAFYVHNRVSSIDAAAARVRELVPEARVAVAHGQMPEDLLETTVQRFWNREYDILVCTTIVETGLDISNANTLIVERADTFGLAQLHQLRGRVGRSRERGYAYFLYPPQAPLTETAHDRLATIAQNNELGAGMAVALKDLEIRGAGNVLGVEQSGHVAGVGFDLYVRLVGEAVEAYRAAYEAASAGNTVTTAQEPRDVRIDLPVDAHLPPDYIASDRLRLEGYRRLAAAASEGAVAAVVDELTDRYGPLPEPARRLVAMTRLRLLCRAAGITEVTASSAATVRLSPMNLPDSAQVRLARMYPGARYRATTATVQVPIPRAGGVGAPRIRDVELVQMVADVVTAVAGKPQQDLGTSKERHAR; from the coding sequence ATGACCGCACCGGGGCCTGCTAGCCCAGATACCCCGATCGCGGGGCTCGTCGAATTGGCGCTGACGGCGCCGACCTTCCAGCAGCTCATCGCGCGCGCCTCCGATCGACCCGACGAATTGACGCTGGTCGGCCCGGCCAGCGCGCGCCCGTTTGTGGCCAGCGCGTTGGCGCGGCAGGGCCCGTTGCTGGTGGTGACGGCCACCGGGCGGGAAGCCGACGACCTGACCGCCGAACTGCGGGGTGTCTTCGGTGGTGCGGTGGCGGCGTTCCCCTCCTGGGAGACCCTGCCGCATGAGCGGCTGTCCCCCGGCGTCGACACCGTGGGCGCGCGCCTGATGGTGCTGCGCCGGCTGGCCCATCCCGAGGACGCCCGCATGGGCCCACCGCTGCGGGTGGTGGTGACCTCGGTGCGTTCGCTGCTGCAGCCGATGACACCCGGGCTGGGGCAGCGGGAACCGATCGTGGTGAGCAGCGGCCAGGAAATCGGCTTCGGGGACGTGATCACCCGGTTGGTTGAGCTGGCCTACACCCGGGTGGACATGGTCGGTCGGCGGGGCGAGTTCGCGGTCCGCGGCGGAATTCTCGACGTCTTCGCCCCCACGGCCGAACATCCGGTGCGTGTCGAGTTCTGGGGCGACGAGATCACCGAGATGCGGATGTTCTCGGTGGCCGATCAACGTTCCATTCCCGAGCTGGCCGTGGACACCCTGGTTGCGGTCGCCTGCCGGGAACTGCTGCTCAGCGACGACGTGCGAGCGCGGGCCGCGAAGCTGGCCGCGAGGCATCCGGTCACAGCGGCCGCCGTCACCGGAAGCGTCACCGCGATGCTGGCCAAGCTGGCCGAGGGTGTCCCGGTGGACGGCATGGAGGCGCTGCTTCCGGTGCTCTGCCCCGACGGCCATGAGCTGTTGACCGACCAGCTGGCCGAGGGCACCCCGGTGTTGCTGTGCGATCCGGACAGGGTGCGTAGCCGGGCCGCCGACCTGATCAAGACCGGCCGGGAGTTCCTGGAAGCATCCTGGTCGGTTGCCGCCCTGGGAACCGACGCCCCCGTCGATGTCGAACAGCTGGGCGGGTCGGGGTTCGTCGAGCTGGACGAGGTGCGGGCCGCGGCGGCCCGATCCGGCCATCCGTGGTGGACGTTGAGCCAGCTGTCCGACCCGTCGGCCATGAAGCTGGACGTCCGGCCGGCACCGTCGGCGCGCGGCCACCAGCGTGACATCGACGGCATCTTCGCGATGCTGCGCGCGCAGGTCTCCACCGGCGGGTACGCGGCGCTGGTTGCACCCGGGACCGGAACCGCGCACCGGCTGGTGGAGCGGCTGGCCGAATCCGATATCCCCGCGGCCATGCCGGACCCGGGCGATGCCGCCCAACCCGGCTTCCAGAAGGGCTTCAAGAAAGGGGTCGTCGGGGTGCTCAAGGGTCCGCTGCGCGACGGCATCGTGATACCGGGGGCCAACCTGGTCGTCGTCACCGAGACCGACCTGACCGGCAGTCGGGTCAGCCCCACGGAGGGCAAGCGGCTGGCGGCCAAGCGGCGCAACACCGTCGATCCGCTGGCGCTGACGGCCGGCGACCTGGTGGTGCACGACCAGCATGGCATCGGGCGGTTCGTGGAGATGGTCGAGCGCACCGTCGCCGGCGCGCGCCGGGAGTATCTGGTGCTGGAATACGCCTCCAGCAAGCGGGGCCAGCAGGCCGACAGGCTGTACGTGCCGATGGATTCGCTGGACCAGCTGTCGCGGTATGTCGGCGGTCAGGCGCCGGCGCTGAGCCGGCTGGGCGGCAGCGATTGGGCCAACACCAAGACCAAGGCCCGCCGCGCGGTGCGCGAGATCGCCGGCGAGTTGGTGGCGTTGTACGCCAAGCGGCAGGCCAGCCCCGGACACCCGTTCGGGCCGGACACCCCGTGGCAGGCCGAGATGGAGGACGCGTTCGGTTTCACCGAGACCGTCGATCAGCTCACCGCGATCACCGAGGTCAAGGCCGACATGGAAAAGCCGGTGCCGATGGACCGGGTGATCTGCGGCGACGTCGGCTACGGCAAGACCGAGATCGCGGTGCGGGCGGCTTTCAAGGCGGTTCAGGACGGCAAACAGGTCGCGGTCCTGGTGCCCACCACGCTGCTGGCCGACCAGCATCTGCAGACGTTTCGGCAGCGCATGTCGGGGTTTCCGGTGGTCGTCAAGGGGTTGTCCCGGTTCACCGACGCCGCCGAGTCCCGCGCCGTGCTCGACGGCATGGCCGACGGGTCGGTGGACATCGTGATCGGCACGCATCGGCTGCTGCAGACCGGGGTGCGCTGGAAGGATCTGGGCCTGGTGGTGGTCGACGAGGAGCAGCGGTTCGGCGTCGAGCACAAGGAGCACATCAAGTCGCTGCGCACCCACGTCGACGTGCTGACCATGAGCGCCACCCCGATCCCGCGGACCCTGGAGATGAGCCTGGCCGGGATTCGCGAGATGTCGACCATCCTGACCCCGCCCGAAGAGCGCTACCCGGTGTTGACCTACGTCGGGCCGCACGACGACAAGCAGATCGCGGCCGCGCTGCGCCGGGAGCTGTTGCGCGACGGGCAGGCGTTTTACGTGCACAACCGGGTCAGCTCGATCGACGCGGCCGCCGCCCGGGTGCGGGAGCTGGTACCGGAGGCGCGGGTGGCGGTCGCCCACGGGCAGATGCCCGAGGACCTGTTGGAGACCACCGTGCAACGGTTCTGGAACCGCGAGTACGACATCCTGGTGTGCACCACGATCGTGGAGACCGGTCTGGACATCTCCAACGCCAACACGCTGATCGTCGAGCGGGCCGACACCTTCGGGCTGGCGCAGCTGCACCAGCTGCGCGGCCGGGTGGGCCGCAGCCGCGAGCGCGGTTATGCCTACTTCCTGTATCCACCGCAGGCGCCGCTGACCGAGACGGCCCACGACCGGTTGGCGACCATCGCGCAGAACAACGAGCTGGGTGCGGGTATGGCGGTGGCGTTGAAGGACCTCGAGATCCGTGGGGCCGGAAATGTGCTGGGCGTGGAGCAATCCGGGCACGTCGCCGGGGTCGGGTTCGATCTGTATGTGCGGCTGGTGGGGGAGGCCGTGGAGGCCTACCGGGCCGCCTATGAAGCGGCATCTGCCGGCAACACGGTGACCACCGCCCAGGAGCCCAGGGACGTGCGCATCGACCTGCCGGTTGACGCACACCTGCCGCCGGACTACATCGCCAGCGACCGGCTGCGGCTGGAGGGCTACCGGCGGCTGGCCGCGGCGGCCTCCGAGGGCGCGGTCGCCGCGGTGGTTGACGAGCTAACCGACCGCTACGGGCCGCTGCCCGAACCGGCCCGGCGCCTGGTCGCGATGACGCGGTTGCGCCTGCTGTGCCGAGCTGCCGGCATCACCGAGGTGACGGCGTCGTCGGCGGCGACGGTGCGGTTGTCGCCGATGAATCTGCCCGACTCGGCGCAGGTGCGCCTGGCGCGGATGTATCCGGGTGCGCGCTACCGCGCCACCACCGCCACGGTGCAGGTTCCTATCCCGCGAGCCGGCGGGGTAGGGGCGCCACGCATCCGTGATGTGGAACTGGTCCAGATGGTGGCCGACGTGGTGACGGCCGTCGCCGGGAAACCGCAACAAGATCTCGGCACCAGCAAGGAGCGGCACGCACGATGA
- a CDS encoding nucleoside triphosphate pyrophosphohydrolase: protein MMVVLVDPRRPSLVPVEAVELLCGEVQYTEEMPVAVPWSLPDAHPAHAGGDAPVLLSSDPNHPAVVARLAAGARLISAPNHRRGERLVDAVAMMDKLRSDGPWESEQTHDSLRRYLLEETYELLDAMRSGNVDQLREELGDLLLQVLFHARIAEEAALLPFSIDDVADTLMRKLANRVPGVLAGESISLHEQMVQWEKRKAAEKSRNSVLDDVNTGQPALALAQKVIQRVEKAGLPADLIPVEITSIAVSAGVDAESALRTAILDFVDVVRTAEKAIAAARRGNTVAEELDVAPLTGITAEEWLAHWPARPDRTPASASAGAAYTADEAPKEPSKKRKGRR, encoded by the coding sequence ATGATGGTCGTCCTGGTCGATCCTCGCCGGCCCTCGCTGGTGCCGGTCGAAGCGGTCGAGTTGCTGTGCGGCGAGGTGCAATACACCGAGGAGATGCCGGTCGCGGTGCCCTGGTCGCTGCCCGACGCCCATCCGGCGCACGCTGGCGGTGACGCGCCGGTGTTGTTGTCGTCGGACCCGAACCATCCCGCCGTGGTGGCACGCTTGGCCGCCGGCGCCAGGCTGATCTCGGCGCCAAATCATCGGCGGGGAGAGCGACTGGTCGACGCGGTCGCGATGATGGACAAGCTGCGCAGCGACGGCCCGTGGGAAAGTGAGCAAACCCACGATTCGCTGCGCCGATACCTGCTGGAGGAAACCTACGAGCTGCTCGACGCGATGCGCAGCGGCAATGTTGATCAGTTGCGCGAGGAGCTCGGGGACCTGCTGCTGCAGGTGCTTTTTCACGCCCGCATCGCCGAGGAGGCAGCGTTGCTGCCCTTCAGCATCGACGACGTCGCCGACACGCTGATGCGCAAGCTGGCCAATCGTGTGCCGGGAGTGCTTGCCGGCGAATCGATTTCGCTGCACGAACAGATGGTGCAGTGGGAGAAGCGCAAGGCGGCCGAGAAGTCGCGGAACTCTGTGTTGGATGATGTGAATACGGGTCAGCCGGCATTAGCGTTGGCGCAGAAGGTTATTCAGCGTGTCGAAAAGGCGGGCCTGCCCGCCGATCTGATCCCCGTCGAGATCACCTCGATCGCGGTGTCGGCCGGTGTCGATGCGGAAAGTGCATTGCGGACAGCTATTTTGGACTTTGTGGACGTGGTACGTACCGCGGAGAAGGCAATTGCCGCCGCGCGCCGCGGTAACACCGTTGCCGAGGAGCTCGACGTGGCACCGCTGACCGGCATCACCGCCGAAGAATGGCTCGCGCACTGGCCGGCACGCCCGGATCGGACGCCGGCGTCGGCCTCAGCGGGGGCAGCGTACACCGCCGATGAGGCTCCCAAGGAGCCGTCCAAGAAGCGCAAAGGCCGGCGCTAG
- a CDS encoding FtsB family cell division protein, with amino-acid sequence MAAKPDPKRRSPAPRPGKAGGSVAGRRFKPSPHASRNTARALHEHIVQPIKRSLSEAVELRSDQRLGFTARRAAILAAVVCVLTLTIAGPVRTYFAQHTEMQQLAATEAALRRQIAELQRRKDQLADPAYIAAQARERLGFVQPGDIPFQVQLPPGVALSTQPGTDAATPARNEAWYTSLWHTIADAPHLPPAAVAPPESEIGPPGPAPSKPPTPGG; translated from the coding sequence TTGGCCGCCAAACCCGATCCGAAACGTCGCTCCCCGGCCCCGCGTCCGGGTAAGGCCGGCGGCTCGGTTGCGGGCCGGCGTTTCAAGCCTTCCCCGCACGCCAGCCGCAACACGGCGCGCGCGCTGCACGAACACATCGTGCAACCCATCAAGCGGTCTCTTAGCGAAGCCGTCGAGCTGCGCTCCGATCAACGGTTGGGTTTCACCGCGCGGCGGGCGGCGATCCTGGCGGCGGTGGTTTGCGTGCTGACGCTGACCATTGCCGGCCCGGTGCGCACCTACTTCGCGCAGCACACCGAAATGCAGCAGCTGGCGGCGACCGAAGCCGCGTTGCGCCGTCAAATCGCCGAGCTGCAGCGGCGCAAGGACCAGCTGGCCGATCCGGCGTATATCGCCGCGCAGGCCCGCGAGCGGCTGGGCTTCGTCCAGCCCGGCGACATACCGTTTCAGGTCCAGTTGCCGCCCGGGGTGGCGCTGTCGACGCAGCCGGGGACCGATGCGGCCACGCCGGCCCGCAACGAAGCCTGGTACACCTCGCTGTGGCACACCATCGCCGACGCCCCGCACCTGCCGCCGGCCGCGGTGGCGCCGCCGGAATCAGAGATCGGACCACCCGGTCCGGCGCCGTCGAAACCGCCGACCCCCGGTGGTTGA
- the eno gene encoding phosphopyruvate hydratase has protein sequence MPIIEQVGAREILDSRGNPTVEVEVALIDGTFARAAVPSGASTGEHEAVELRDGGDRYGGKGVQKAVRAVLDEIGPAVIGLNADDQRLVDQALVDLDGTPDKSRLGGNAILGVSLAVAKAAADSAGLPLFRYLGGPNAHILPVPMMNILNGGAHADTAVDIQEFMVAPIGAPSFVEALRWGAEVYHALKSVLKKEGLSTGLGDEGGFAPDVAGTTAALDLIGRAIESAGLRPGADVALALDAAATEFYTDGAGYAFEGTTRTADQMAEFYAGLLGAYPLVSIEDPLSEDDWDGWAALTAAIGDRVQIVGDDIFVTNPERLEEGIERGVANALLVKVNQIGTLTETLDAVALAHHSGYRTMMSHRSGETEDTTIADLAVAVGSGQIKTGAPARSERVAKYNQLLRIEEALGDAARYAGDLAFPRYAPDHK, from the coding sequence GTGCCGATTATCGAGCAGGTCGGGGCCCGCGAAATCCTCGATTCCCGCGGCAACCCGACGGTCGAGGTCGAGGTGGCTCTGATCGACGGGACATTCGCTCGGGCCGCGGTGCCGTCGGGCGCGTCCACCGGCGAGCACGAGGCCGTCGAGCTACGCGACGGCGGCGACCGGTATGGCGGCAAGGGTGTACAGAAAGCCGTGCGCGCTGTCCTTGATGAGATCGGTCCCGCCGTCATCGGACTCAACGCCGACGATCAGCGGCTGGTGGACCAGGCGCTGGTGGACCTCGACGGCACCCCCGACAAGTCCCGGCTGGGTGGCAACGCGATCCTGGGGGTTTCGTTGGCCGTGGCCAAGGCGGCCGCGGATTCGGCGGGGCTGCCGCTGTTCCGCTACCTCGGCGGTCCCAACGCGCATATCCTGCCGGTGCCCATGATGAACATCCTCAACGGCGGCGCGCACGCCGACACCGCGGTCGACATTCAAGAGTTCATGGTGGCGCCCATCGGCGCGCCCAGCTTCGTTGAAGCGTTGCGCTGGGGCGCCGAGGTGTATCACGCGCTCAAGTCGGTGCTGAAGAAGGAGGGGCTATCCACCGGGCTGGGTGACGAGGGCGGCTTCGCCCCGGACGTGGCCGGCACCACCGCGGCGCTGGACCTGATCGGCCGCGCCATCGAGTCGGCGGGCTTGCGCCCCGGCGCCGACGTGGCGTTGGCCCTGGACGCGGCGGCCACCGAGTTCTACACCGACGGCGCCGGTTACGCCTTCGAGGGCACCACCCGCACCGCCGATCAGATGGCGGAGTTCTACGCCGGTCTGCTCGGCGCCTACCCGCTTGTGTCCATCGAAGATCCACTGTCCGAAGACGATTGGGACGGCTGGGCGGCCCTGACGGCGGCGATCGGTGACCGGGTGCAAATCGTCGGCGACGACATTTTCGTCACCAATCCCGAGCGGCTCGAGGAGGGCATCGAGCGGGGGGTGGCCAACGCGTTGCTGGTCAAGGTGAACCAGATCGGGACGCTGACCGAGACCCTCGACGCGGTCGCGCTGGCGCACCACAGCGGGTACCGCACAATGATGAGCCACCGCAGCGGCGAGACGGAGGACACCACCATCGCCGACCTGGCGGTGGCCGTCGGCAGCGGGCAGATCAAGACCGGCGCGCCGGCTCGCAGTGAACGCGTCGCCAAATACAACCAGCTGCTGCGGATCGAGGAGGCGCTGGGCGACGCGGCCCGCTACGCCGGCGATCTGGCCTTCCCGCGCTACGCTCCGGACCACAAATAG
- a CDS encoding lytic transglycosylase domain-containing protein — protein sequence MSPRRWLRAVAVLGATAMLLASSCTWQLSLFIPDGVPPPPGDPVPPVDTYARGRPADQLRAWAQHRAAALDMPVIALEAYAYAARVAEVENPKCHLAWTTLAGIGQVESHNGSYRGAKIAPNGDVTPPIRGVRLDGTGGTLRIVDSDAGDLDGDAAVERAMGPMQFISETWRLYGVDANNDGIVSPDNIDDAALSAAGYLCWRGKDLATPRGWITALRAYNNSGVYARAVRDWATAYAAGHPL from the coding sequence GTGTCACCGAGACGTTGGTTGCGCGCGGTCGCCGTGCTAGGGGCGACCGCGATGCTATTGGCGTCCAGTTGTACCTGGCAGCTCAGCCTCTTCATCCCCGACGGGGTGCCGCCACCGCCGGGGGATCCGGTGCCGCCCGTGGACACCTACGCGCGCGGGCGGCCCGCCGATCAGTTGCGTGCGTGGGCGCAGCATCGCGCTGCGGCGTTGGACATGCCGGTCATCGCGCTGGAGGCCTACGCCTATGCCGCCCGCGTCGCCGAGGTGGAGAACCCCAAGTGCCATCTGGCGTGGACCACGCTGGCCGGCATCGGGCAGGTGGAGAGCCATAACGGCAGCTATCGGGGCGCAAAGATAGCGCCCAACGGGGATGTGACTCCCCCGATCAGGGGTGTGCGGTTGGACGGCACCGGCGGCACCCTGCGCATCGTGGACAGCGATGCCGGTGATTTGGACGGCGATGCCGCGGTGGAGCGCGCGATGGGTCCGATGCAGTTCATTTCCGAGACCTGGCGGTTGTACGGTGTCGATGCCAACAACGACGGCATCGTCAGCCCGGACAACATCGACGACGCCGCGCTCTCGGCCGCGGGTTATTTATGCTGGCGCGGAAAGGATCTCGCGACACCCCGGGGGTGGATAACGGCGCTGCGGGCGTACAACAACTCCGGCGTGTACGCGCGGGCGGTGCGGGACTGGGCGACCGCCTACGCGGCGGGTCATCCGCTGTAG
- a CDS encoding DUF501 domain-containing protein, whose amino-acid sequence MVDRADLDVVARQLGREPRGVLEIAYRCPDGEPGVVKTAPKLPDGTPFPTLYYLTHPVLTAAASRLETTGLMSEMTKRLRRDPGLAAAYRRAHESYLAERDAIEPLGTTVSAGGMPDRVKCLHALIAHSLAKGPGVNPLGDEALALLAAEPATAATLVPGRWL is encoded by the coding sequence GTGGTTGACCGTGCCGACCTGGACGTGGTGGCCCGCCAACTCGGCCGCGAGCCGCGCGGTGTGCTCGAGATCGCCTACCGATGCCCCGACGGTGAACCCGGAGTGGTGAAGACGGCGCCGAAACTTCCTGACGGAACACCGTTTCCGACGTTGTACTACCTGACGCATCCCGTGCTGACCGCGGCCGCGAGCCGGCTGGAGACCACCGGACTGATGAGCGAGATGACCAAGCGGCTGCGCCGCGACCCCGGGCTGGCCGCGGCCTATCGGCGGGCGCACGAGTCGTATCTGGCCGAGCGTGACGCAATCGAGCCGCTGGGGACCACCGTCTCCGCCGGAGGCATGCCCGACCGGGTCAAGTGTTTGCACGCGCTGATTGCGCACTCGCTGGCCAAGGGGCCCGGGGTGAACCCGCTGGGCGACGAGGCCCTGGCGCTGCTGGCCGCCGAGCCGGCGACGGCGGCGACGTTGGTGCCGGGGCGCTGGCTGTGA
- a CDS encoding Ppx/GppA phosphatase family protein, translating into MAVSRVAAIDCGTNSIRLLIADLNGGLAGGTLHDVHRETRIVRLGQGVDATGQFAPEAIARTRVALADYAELLKFHGVERVRMVATSAARDVINRDVFFAMTADVLGAVLPGSAAEVITGADEAELSFRGAVAELDSAGAPFIVVDVGGGSTEIVLGQNEVLASYSADIGCVRLTERCLHSDPPTPQEVMAARRVVREKLADALRVVPVERARTWVGLAGTMTTLSALAHRMATYDSAAIHLSRVPGRDLLAVCERLIGMTRSQRAALPPMHAGRADVIGGGAIVVEELARELRTRAGIDELTVSEHDILDGIVLSMGR; encoded by the coding sequence CTGGCTGTGAGCCGCGTCGCCGCGATCGACTGCGGCACCAACTCGATTCGCTTGCTGATCGCCGACTTGAACGGCGGGTTGGCGGGCGGGACGCTGCACGATGTGCATCGCGAGACACGGATCGTGCGGTTGGGTCAAGGGGTCGACGCCACAGGTCAATTCGCGCCGGAAGCGATTGCCCGGACCCGGGTCGCCCTGGCTGACTACGCCGAGCTGCTGAAGTTTCACGGTGTCGAGCGGGTGCGGATGGTAGCCACCTCAGCCGCCCGCGATGTGATCAATCGCGACGTCTTCTTTGCGATGACGGCCGACGTGTTGGGCGCCGTGCTTCCTGGCTCGGCTGCGGAGGTGATCACCGGCGCCGACGAGGCCGAGCTGTCGTTTCGCGGAGCCGTCGCTGAATTAGACAGCGCCGGTGCGCCTTTCATAGTCGTGGACGTGGGTGGCGGTTCGACCGAGATCGTGCTCGGTCAGAACGAGGTCTTGGCGAGCTACTCCGCTGACATCGGGTGTGTCCGGCTGACCGAACGCTGTCTGCACTCCGACCCGCCGACCCCGCAGGAAGTGATGGCAGCGCGGCGGGTGGTCCGCGAAAAGCTGGCAGACGCGCTGCGGGTGGTGCCTGTCGAGCGGGCCCGCACCTGGGTCGGGCTGGCCGGGACCATGACCACGCTGTCCGCGCTGGCCCACCGGATGGCGACATATGACTCTGCGGCCATACACCTTTCGCGGGTACCGGGTCGTGACCTGTTGGCGGTGTGTGAGCGGCTGATCGGCATGACACGAAGCCAACGGGCCGCGCTGCCCCCGATGCATGCCGGCCGGGCGGACGTGATTGGCGGCGGCGCGATCGTGGTCGAGGAGTTGGCCCGCGAGCTGCGCACCCGGGCCGGCATCGACGAGCTGACCGTCAGCGAGCACGATATCCTCGACGGCATCGTGCTGTCGATGGGCCGGTAA